Proteins encoded within one genomic window of Cellulomonas flavigena DSM 20109:
- the rimP gene encoding ribosome maturation factor RimP, with the protein MGAPATAPRVREVVETAVTGAGLLLDGLEVAGSGRSTVVRVTVDLADDDPGTLDLDRVGDVTRAVSDALDAADVLPGAYTLEVGSPGAERPLTLARHWRRARGRTVLVRRTDGTTLTGRLDGVADGDAPELVVVPVTDPGKGRRPVVGAPVTLAWDDVRDARVQVDLAAVREADEEAGPQDGTGRG; encoded by the coding sequence ATGGGCGCGCCAGCTACCGCACCCCGGGTGCGGGAGGTCGTGGAGACCGCCGTGACCGGCGCGGGCCTGCTGCTCGACGGGCTGGAGGTGGCCGGGAGCGGGCGCAGCACCGTGGTCCGCGTCACCGTGGACCTCGCGGACGACGACCCGGGCACCCTCGACCTGGACCGGGTGGGCGACGTCACGCGCGCCGTCTCGGACGCGCTGGACGCCGCGGACGTGCTCCCGGGCGCATACACGCTCGAGGTCGGCAGCCCGGGGGCGGAGCGCCCGCTGACGCTGGCCCGCCACTGGCGCCGCGCCCGCGGCCGCACCGTGCTGGTGCGACGCACGGACGGCACGACGCTCACGGGGCGCCTCGACGGCGTCGCGGACGGCGACGCGCCGGAGCTCGTCGTGGTGCCGGTGACGGACCCCGGCAAGGGGCGACGCCCGGTCGTGGGCGCACCGGTGACGTTGGCGTGGGACGACGTGCGCGACGCACGGGTGCAGGTGGACCTCGCCGCGGTGCGCGAGGCCGACGAGGAGGCCGGGCCGCAGGACGGCACGGGGAGGGGCTGA
- the rbfA gene encoding 30S ribosome-binding factor RbfA encodes MADTGRARKLAERIQQVVAQMIDTRVKDPRLGFVTVTDVRVTGDLQHADVYYTVLGDDESREGSAKALESAKGMIRSEVGKQTGIRLTPTLAFHLDAVPETAAHLEEALSEAARRDAEVARLAASARYAGEADPYRHAEDDDER; translated from the coding sequence ATGGCCGACACAGGGCGGGCGCGGAAGCTGGCGGAGCGGATCCAGCAGGTGGTCGCGCAGATGATCGACACGCGGGTCAAGGACCCGCGGCTGGGGTTCGTCACGGTGACCGACGTGCGCGTGACCGGTGACCTCCAGCACGCGGACGTGTACTACACGGTGCTCGGCGACGACGAGTCGCGCGAGGGGTCTGCCAAGGCGCTCGAGAGCGCCAAGGGCATGATCCGTTCGGAGGTCGGCAAGCAGACCGGCATCCGACTCACGCCGACCCTCGCGTTCCACCTCGACGCGGTGCCGGAGACTGCTGCGCACCTCGAGGAAGCGCTGTCCGAGGCGGCACGGCGCGATGCCGAGGTCGCCCGACTGGCCGCGAGCGCACGGTACGCCGGCGAGGCCGACCCCTACCGGCACGCCGAGGACGACGACGAGCGCTGA
- a CDS encoding YlxR family protein: MLSDVGAGEPALVADERRRMPGRGAWLHPDQRCLELAVRRRAFGRALRYTGPLGTEAVERAVTRLAAQQPQHSTTVPDPTSGTDRR, encoded by the coding sequence GTGCTGTCCGACGTGGGCGCGGGGGAACCTGCGCTCGTGGCGGACGAGCGCCGCAGGATGCCGGGCCGGGGTGCGTGGCTGCACCCCGACCAGCGTTGTCTCGAGCTCGCCGTGCGACGGCGGGCGTTCGGGCGGGCGCTGCGGTACACGGGCCCCCTGGGGACCGAGGCCGTGGAGCGCGCCGTGACGCGGCTCGCCGCGCAGCAGCCACAGCACAGCACCACGGTGCCGGACCCGACGTCCGGTACCGACCGTCGATGA
- the nusA gene encoding transcription termination factor NusA — protein MDIDMQALRLIEREREISLDVLVEAIEQALLSAYHRTPGARSRARVELDRRTGHVTVWARDPAPEAPAPEVAEDGTVVAVAPAPEMPEYDDTPEGFGRIATATARQVIVQRLRDAEDDQVLGTFRSKAGEVLGGVIQQGRDPRTVLVDVGGVEAVLPAHEQVPGERYVHGERLRAFVLEVARGQRGPQITLSRTHPNLVRKLFALEVPEIADGTVEITAMAREAGHRTKMAVRANVAGVNAKGACIGPMGGRVRAVMAELHGEKIDIVDHSDDPAEMIAHALSPARVLDVRVVDAAARAARVVVPDYQLSLAIGKEGQNARLAAKLTGWRIDIRSDAEPAAGTAGAASVRGADDAGAGASGHVR, from the coding sequence GTGGACATCGACATGCAGGCGCTGCGACTCATCGAGCGCGAGCGGGAGATCAGTCTCGACGTGCTCGTCGAGGCCATCGAGCAGGCGCTCCTGTCCGCCTACCACCGCACCCCCGGCGCACGCTCGCGAGCGCGGGTGGAGCTCGACCGCCGGACCGGGCACGTGACGGTCTGGGCGCGGGATCCCGCGCCCGAGGCCCCGGCCCCGGAGGTGGCCGAGGACGGGACCGTGGTGGCCGTGGCCCCCGCACCCGAGATGCCCGAGTACGACGACACGCCCGAGGGCTTCGGGCGCATCGCGACCGCCACCGCACGCCAGGTCATCGTGCAGCGGCTGCGTGACGCCGAGGACGACCAGGTGCTCGGCACGTTCCGCAGCAAGGCCGGCGAGGTGCTCGGCGGCGTGATCCAGCAGGGCCGCGACCCGCGCACGGTCCTGGTCGACGTCGGCGGTGTCGAGGCCGTCCTGCCGGCCCACGAGCAGGTGCCCGGCGAGAGGTACGTGCACGGCGAGCGGCTGCGGGCCTTCGTGCTGGAGGTCGCGCGGGGGCAGCGCGGGCCCCAGATCACGCTGTCGCGCACGCACCCGAACCTCGTCCGCAAGCTCTTCGCCCTCGAGGTGCCGGAGATCGCCGACGGGACGGTCGAGATCACCGCGATGGCCCGTGAGGCCGGGCACCGCACCAAGATGGCGGTGCGGGCGAACGTCGCCGGCGTCAACGCCAAGGGCGCGTGCATCGGCCCGATGGGCGGGCGCGTGCGCGCCGTCATGGCAGAGCTGCACGGCGAGAAGATCGACATCGTCGACCACTCGGACGACCCGGCCGAGATGATCGCCCACGCGCTGTCCCCGGCGCGCGTCCTCGACGTGAGGGTCGTCGACGCGGCCGCCCGTGCGGCGCGCGTCGTGGTGCCCGACTACCAGCTGTCGCTCGCGATCGGCAAGGAGGGGCAGAACGCCCGTCTCGCCGCGAAGCTCACCGGCTGGCGGATCGACATCCGCTCCGACGCCGAGCCTGCCGCCGGGACGGCCGGTGCGGCCTCCGTGCGCGGTGCCGACGACGCGGGCGCGGGGGCCTCCGGTCACGTCCGGTGA
- a CDS encoding sodium-translocating pyrophosphatase has protein sequence MDAPASRDDEVPQTTSVRRRPRRRRAAAPVLGALVLTGCAAPPGDDLAADVHGGEANLVLPDLGAVTALAGVPGRTLLLLGLVVCALGLVFGGFVLTRLRRLPVHHSMREVSELIYATCREYLLQQGRFLLVLWAVIATVIVVYYKVLVGFGWGKVAVVIAFSLVGIAGSYAVAWFGIRVNTFANSRTAFASLHGRPLPVARIPLQAGMAIGMVLISLELLMMLVILLFLPPGVAGACFIGFAIGESLGAAALRIAGGIFTKIADIGSDLMKIAFRIKEDDARNPGVIADCTGDNAGDSVGPSADGFETYGVTGVALVTFVLLGVHDPGVQAGLLVWLFVVRAVMVVASGLSYVANDAWTRRRFRAAARMDFEAPLTQLVWVTSVLSTVLTFATSWFVLSPLGDGDGLWWKLAAIVSCGTLAGALVPELVKVFTSTASRHVREVVTSSREGGASLNILSGLVAGNFSAYWLGMAVVALMSGAYAVSGLGLAALMAAPAVFAFGLVAFGFLGMGPVTIAVDSYGPVTDNAQSVYELSTIEDLPGIEHELRRDFDLAPQWASAKRMLEENDGAGNTFKATAKPVLIGTAVVGATTMIFSIIMSLTEGLTVDLDHLSLLHPPFLLGLVTGGAVIYWFTGASIQAVTTGAHRAVAYIKDTIRLDGVTRASAEQSREVVQICTQYAQRGMLTMFLGVFFTTLAFAFVEPFFFIGYLVSIAVFGLYQAIFMANAGGAWDNAKKIVEVDLNAKGTPLHDATIVGDTVGDPYKDTSSVALNPVIKFTTLFGLLAVELAVSLRDQGHGTLVAVLAVVLGAASLWCVHRSFYGMRIGRTRDGGRAPLPPEPETDRGPGTPMPPGEDTPADTHADAAAPTPRHDAVPTARAPEAAPDAQPVARPAG, from the coding sequence GTGGACGCACCCGCGAGCCGGGACGACGAGGTCCCGCAGACCACCTCCGTGCGTCGGCGCCCGCGCCGACGCCGCGCCGCTGCCCCCGTGCTCGGGGCACTGGTCCTGACGGGGTGCGCGGCTCCGCCGGGCGACGACCTCGCGGCGGACGTCCACGGCGGCGAGGCGAACCTCGTGCTGCCGGACCTCGGCGCGGTCACTGCCCTCGCCGGCGTCCCCGGACGCACGCTGCTGCTCCTCGGCCTCGTGGTGTGCGCACTCGGTCTCGTGTTCGGCGGGTTCGTGCTCACGCGCCTGCGCCGGCTGCCGGTGCACCACTCGATGCGCGAGGTCTCGGAGCTGATCTACGCGACGTGCCGGGAGTACCTGCTGCAGCAAGGACGCTTCCTGCTCGTGCTGTGGGCGGTGATCGCCACGGTGATCGTCGTCTACTACAAGGTCCTCGTCGGGTTCGGGTGGGGCAAGGTGGCGGTGGTCATCGCGTTCTCGCTCGTCGGCATCGCGGGCTCGTACGCGGTCGCGTGGTTCGGCATCCGGGTGAACACGTTCGCCAACTCCCGGACGGCGTTCGCGTCGTTGCACGGCCGGCCTCTGCCGGTCGCCCGGATCCCGCTGCAGGCGGGCATGGCGATCGGGATGGTGCTCATCAGCCTCGAGCTGCTCATGATGCTCGTCATCCTGCTGTTCCTGCCGCCGGGCGTGGCCGGTGCGTGCTTCATCGGGTTCGCGATCGGCGAGTCCCTGGGGGCGGCCGCGCTGCGCATCGCGGGCGGGATCTTCACCAAGATCGCGGACATCGGCTCCGACCTGATGAAGATCGCCTTCCGGATCAAGGAGGACGACGCGCGCAACCCGGGCGTGATCGCCGACTGCACCGGTGACAACGCCGGGGACTCGGTCGGCCCCAGCGCCGACGGGTTCGAGACCTACGGCGTCACCGGGGTCGCGCTGGTGACGTTCGTGCTGCTCGGCGTGCACGACCCGGGCGTGCAGGCCGGGCTGCTGGTGTGGCTGTTCGTGGTGCGCGCCGTCATGGTCGTCGCCTCCGGCCTGTCGTACGTCGCCAACGACGCGTGGACCCGCCGGCGCTTCCGCGCGGCGGCACGCATGGACTTCGAGGCCCCGCTGACGCAGCTGGTGTGGGTCACGTCCGTCCTGAGCACCGTGCTCACGTTCGCGACGTCGTGGTTCGTGCTGTCGCCGCTCGGTGACGGCGACGGCCTGTGGTGGAAGCTCGCCGCGATCGTGTCCTGCGGCACGCTCGCAGGGGCCCTGGTGCCCGAGCTCGTCAAGGTGTTCACGTCGACCGCGTCACGTCACGTCCGCGAGGTCGTCACGAGCTCGCGCGAGGGCGGGGCGTCGCTCAACATCCTGTCGGGCCTCGTGGCCGGCAACTTCTCGGCGTACTGGCTGGGCATGGCCGTCGTCGCGCTGATGAGCGGCGCGTACGCCGTCTCGGGGCTCGGGCTCGCCGCCCTGATGGCCGCGCCGGCGGTGTTCGCCTTCGGCCTGGTGGCCTTCGGGTTCCTCGGCATGGGGCCCGTGACGATCGCCGTCGACTCGTACGGACCGGTGACGGACAACGCGCAGAGCGTGTACGAGCTGTCGACGATCGAGGACCTGCCCGGCATCGAGCACGAGCTGCGTCGCGACTTCGACCTGGCCCCGCAGTGGGCGTCCGCGAAGCGGATGCTCGAGGAGAACGACGGCGCGGGCAACACGTTCAAGGCCACCGCGAAGCCCGTGCTCATCGGCACGGCCGTCGTGGGCGCGACCACGATGATCTTCTCGATCATCATGAGCCTCACCGAGGGCCTGACCGTCGACCTCGACCACCTATCGCTGCTGCACCCGCCGTTCCTGCTGGGCCTGGTCACCGGTGGGGCAGTGATCTACTGGTTCACCGGCGCCTCGATCCAGGCGGTGACGACCGGGGCGCACCGGGCCGTCGCCTACATCAAGGACACCATCCGCCTCGACGGGGTGACGAGGGCCAGCGCCGAGCAGTCGCGCGAGGTCGTGCAGATCTGCACGCAGTACGCGCAGCGCGGGATGCTCACGATGTTCCTCGGGGTGTTCTTCACGACGTTGGCCTTCGCGTTCGTCGAGCCGTTCTTCTTCATCGGCTACCTGGTCTCGATCGCGGTGTTCGGCCTGTACCAGGCGATCTTCATGGCGAACGCGGGTGGCGCGTGGGACAACGCCAAGAAGATCGTCGAGGTCGACCTCAACGCCAAGGGCACGCCGCTGCACGACGCGACGATCGTCGGTGACACCGTCGGCGACCCGTACAAGGACACCTCCTCCGTGGCGCTGAACCCGGTCATCAAGTTCACGACCCTGTTCGGCCTGCTCGCCGTGGAGCTCGCGGTGTCGCTGCGTGACCAGGGGCACGGCACCCTGGTCGCCGTGCTGGCCGTGGTGCTCGGCGCGGCGTCGCTGTGGTGCGTGCACCGCTCGTTCTACGGCATGCGGATCGGCCGGACCCGCGACGGCGGCCGCGCACCCCTGCCGCCCGAGCCGGAGACGGACCGGGGCCCCGGCACACCGATGCCACCCGGCGAGGACACCCCGGCGGACACCCACGCGGACGCCGCGGCACCCACGCCTCGTCACGACGCCGTCCCCACGGCTCGGGCCCCCGAAGCGGCACCGGACGCCCAACCCGTCGCTCGGCCGGCCGGCTGA
- the truB gene encoding tRNA pseudouridine(55) synthase TruB, producing MPTAPTARGGTRPPAGPRRPTAADGLLVVDKPAGWTSHDVVARVRRLASTRKVGHAGTLDPMATGVLVVGIGRATRLLTYVTGADKDYTATVRLGVVTTTDDAEGETLARTDASGIARGDLDAQVAALTGDVQQVPSSVSAIKVDGQRAYARVRAGEDVELAARPVHVARFAVLDVRPGVVDEVPVLDVDVEVTCSSGTYVRALARDLGAALGVGGHLTALRRTRVAGYGIEHARTLDELAGEPEDVAVPVLPLTDAARGVLPVRALTEPEARALSYGQGIAAADEPSGPVAAVGPGDVLVAVVERRGPRVVPVVVFAPAS from the coding sequence ATGCCGACCGCCCCGACGGCCCGGGGTGGGACGCGCCCCCCGGCCGGTCCTCGCCGCCCCACGGCCGCCGACGGCCTGCTCGTGGTCGACAAGCCCGCGGGCTGGACGAGCCACGACGTCGTCGCGCGCGTGCGACGCCTCGCGTCGACCCGCAAGGTCGGGCACGCCGGCACGCTCGACCCCATGGCCACGGGGGTGCTCGTCGTGGGCATCGGGCGGGCGACGCGTCTGCTCACGTACGTGACCGGGGCCGACAAGGACTACACGGCGACGGTGCGGCTCGGCGTGGTGACGACCACGGACGACGCCGAGGGCGAGACGCTCGCGCGGACCGACGCCTCCGGGATCGCGCGCGGCGACCTCGACGCGCAGGTCGCCGCCCTCACCGGCGACGTCCAGCAGGTGCCGAGCTCGGTGTCGGCGATCAAGGTCGACGGCCAGCGCGCGTACGCGCGCGTCCGCGCCGGCGAGGACGTCGAGCTCGCCGCGCGGCCCGTGCACGTCGCGCGGTTCGCCGTGCTCGACGTGCGGCCCGGTGTCGTCGACGAGGTGCCCGTGCTCGACGTCGACGTCGAGGTCACGTGCTCGTCGGGCACGTACGTGCGGGCGCTCGCGCGCGACCTCGGTGCGGCGCTCGGCGTCGGCGGGCACCTCACCGCGCTGCGGCGCACGCGGGTCGCCGGCTACGGGATCGAGCACGCACGGACCCTCGACGAGCTCGCCGGGGAGCCCGAGGACGTCGCCGTCCCCGTGCTGCCGCTCACCGACGCGGCGCGAGGTGTGCTGCCCGTGCGCGCGCTCACCGAGCCCGAGGCGCGTGCACTGTCCTACGGCCAGGGCATCGCCGCGGCGGACGAGCCGAGCGGTCCGGTCGCGGCGGTCGGCCCCGGCGACGTGCTCGTCGCGGTCGTCGAGCGGCGCGGCCCGCGGGTCGTGCCCGTCGTGGTCTTCGCACCCGCATCCTGA
- the infB gene encoding translation initiation factor IF-2, giving the protein MAKVRVYELAKELGVDSKTIMTKLNELGEFVRSASSTIEPPVVRKLRDTYPVGGSGGRPTAPKAPAAPKAPAAARPAAPAAPAAPAPAAPAAAAPQAPADSAPAAPAPAATAAVAQAPAPQAPAPQAPTARPAPAAPAARPGAPRPGGGGSGGGGARPGAPRPAARPGNNPFAPAQGMPRQGERPGGPRPGGPRPGNNPFAPSQGMPRPGDRRPAAEGAPAAAAGDRPGGPRPGGPRPGGPRPNPGMMPGRTQSGVGRPGERPAPAGRGGGGGRGGYGGGPGRPGGGGAPGGGGGFAGRPGGGGRPGGAGRGSTQGAFGRAGGRPVRGRKSKRAKRQEFEQMQAPSLGGVSVPRGNGKTVVRLRHGSSLNDFADKIDANPASLVTVLFHLGEMATATQSLDEDTFGTLAAELGYVIEMVSAEEEDRELLGAFDIDLDAELEAEGDDVLEARPPVVTVMGHVDHGKTKLLDAIRSTDVVAGEAGGITQHIGAYQVRTEHEGIDRAITFIDTPGHEAFTAMRARGAQVTDIAILVVAADDGVMPQTIEALNHAQSANVPIVVAVNKVDKESANPDKIRQQLTEYNLVAEEYGGDTMFVDVSAKQRMGIDELLEAVLLTADAALDMRANPDKDARGVAIEANLDKGRGAVATVLVQSGTLQVGDAIVAGTAHGRVRAMLDEHGENVTEAGPARPVQVLGLSSVPRAGDTFLVAPDERTARQIAEKREAAERAALLAKRRKRISLEDFTQALQQGKVETLNLVLKGDVSGAVEALEDALLKIDVGDEVDLRVIHRGVGAITQNDVNLATVDNAIIIGFNVKLAPRVEELADREGVDVRFYSVIYQAIDDVEAALKGMLKPEYEEVQLGSAEVREIFRSSKFGNIAGSIVRSGEIRRNSKARVLRKGKLIGDNLTIESLKRFKDDATEVREGYECGIGLGSFNDLQLEDVIETYEMREKPRS; this is encoded by the coding sequence GTGGCCAAGGTCCGCGTCTACGAGCTCGCGAAGGAGCTCGGGGTCGACAGCAAGACCATCATGACCAAGCTCAACGAGCTCGGAGAGTTCGTCCGCTCGGCGTCGTCGACGATCGAGCCCCCCGTCGTGCGCAAGCTGCGCGACACGTACCCCGTCGGTGGGTCCGGCGGCCGCCCGACGGCGCCCAAGGCCCCGGCGGCGCCCAAGGCCCCCGCCGCGGCGCGCCCCGCCGCGCCCGCGGCCCCCGCCGCACCGGCGCCGGCTGCTCCCGCGGCGGCCGCCCCGCAGGCCCCGGCCGACTCCGCGCCGGCGGCTCCGGCACCGGCTGCCACGGCAGCGGTCGCGCAGGCCCCGGCCCCGCAGGCTCCCGCGCCGCAGGCGCCGACCGCGCGTCCCGCTCCCGCCGCTCCCGCAGCGCGCCCCGGCGCACCGCGTCCCGGTGGTGGCGGCAGCGGCGGTGGCGGTGCACGTCCCGGCGCGCCGCGTCCTGCGGCCCGTCCGGGCAACAACCCCTTCGCGCCCGCCCAGGGCATGCCGCGCCAGGGCGAGCGCCCCGGCGGGCCGCGCCCCGGTGGGCCGCGTCCGGGCAACAACCCGTTCGCACCGTCCCAGGGCATGCCGCGTCCCGGCGACCGCCGTCCGGCCGCCGAGGGCGCGCCCGCGGCTGCCGCCGGCGACCGTCCCGGTGGGCCCCGTCCCGGCGGTCCGCGTCCCGGTGGTCCGCGCCCGAACCCGGGCATGATGCCCGGTCGCACGCAGAGCGGTGTCGGCCGCCCCGGTGAGCGCCCCGCGCCCGCCGGTCGCGGAGGCGGCGGCGGTCGCGGCGGCTACGGTGGCGGCCCCGGCCGTCCTGGTGGCGGCGGTGCACCCGGTGGCGGCGGCGGGTTCGCCGGTCGTCCCGGTGGTGGCGGTCGTCCCGGTGGCGCCGGTCGCGGCTCCACCCAGGGTGCGTTCGGTCGTGCCGGCGGTCGCCCCGTCCGCGGCCGCAAGTCGAAGCGGGCGAAGCGCCAGGAGTTCGAGCAGATGCAGGCGCCGTCGCTGGGCGGCGTCTCCGTCCCGCGCGGCAACGGCAAGACGGTCGTCCGCCTGCGCCACGGCTCGTCGCTGAACGACTTCGCCGACAAGATCGACGCGAACCCCGCCTCGCTCGTCACCGTGCTGTTCCACCTCGGTGAGATGGCCACCGCGACCCAGTCGCTCGACGAGGACACGTTCGGCACGCTCGCGGCCGAGCTCGGCTACGTCATCGAGATGGTCTCGGCCGAGGAGGAGGACCGCGAGCTGCTCGGGGCCTTCGACATCGACCTGGACGCCGAGCTCGAGGCCGAGGGCGACGACGTGCTCGAGGCGCGTCCGCCCGTCGTCACCGTCATGGGCCACGTCGACCACGGCAAGACCAAGCTCCTCGACGCCATCCGGTCCACGGACGTCGTCGCGGGCGAGGCCGGCGGCATCACCCAGCACATCGGTGCGTACCAGGTGCGCACGGAGCACGAGGGCATCGACCGCGCGATCACGTTCATCGACACCCCGGGTCACGAGGCGTTCACCGCCATGCGTGCCCGCGGTGCGCAGGTCACGGACATCGCCATCCTCGTGGTCGCGGCCGACGACGGCGTGATGCCTCAGACGATCGAGGCGCTGAACCACGCGCAGTCGGCCAACGTGCCGATCGTCGTCGCGGTCAACAAGGTGGACAAGGAGTCGGCGAACCCCGACAAGATCCGCCAGCAGCTCACCGAGTACAACCTCGTGGCCGAGGAGTACGGCGGCGACACCATGTTCGTCGACGTCTCCGCCAAGCAGCGCATGGGGATCGACGAGCTGCTCGAGGCGGTCCTGCTCACGGCGGACGCCGCGCTCGACATGCGCGCCAACCCGGACAAGGACGCGCGCGGTGTCGCGATCGAGGCGAACCTCGACAAGGGCCGCGGGGCCGTCGCCACGGTGCTCGTGCAGTCCGGCACGCTGCAGGTCGGCGACGCGATCGTCGCCGGCACGGCCCACGGCCGCGTCCGCGCGATGCTCGACGAGCACGGCGAGAACGTGACCGAGGCCGGCCCGGCCCGTCCCGTGCAGGTCCTCGGCCTGTCGTCGGTGCCCCGCGCGGGCGACACCTTCCTGGTGGCGCCCGACGAGCGCACCGCGCGGCAGATCGCGGAGAAGCGCGAGGCGGCCGAGCGTGCCGCCCTCCTGGCCAAGCGCCGCAAGCGCATCAGCCTCGAGGACTTCACGCAGGCGCTGCAGCAGGGCAAGGTCGAGACCCTCAACCTCGTTCTCAAGGGCGACGTGTCGGGTGCGGTCGAGGCCCTCGAGGACGCGCTGCTCAAGATCGACGTCGGCGACGAGGTCGACCTGCGCGTCATCCACCGCGGGGTGGGTGCCATCACGCAGAACGACGTCAACCTGGCGACGGTCGACAACGCGATCATCATCGGCTTCAACGTGAAGCTCGCGCCGCGCGTCGAGGAGCTGGCGGACCGCGAGGGCGTCGACGTGCGCTTCTACTCGGTCATCTACCAGGCGATCGACGACGTCGAGGCCGCCCTCAAGGGCATGCTCAAGCCGGAGTACGAGGAGGTGCAGCTCGGTAGCGCCGAGGTGCGCGAGATCTTCCGCTCCTCGAAGTTCGGCAACATCGCCGGTTCCATCGTGCGCTCGGGCGAGATCCGACGGAACTCCAAGGCGCGCGTGCTCCGCAAGGGCAAGCTCATCGGGGACAACCTCACGATCGAGTCCCTCAAGCGGTTCAAGGACGACGCGACCGAGGTCCGCGAGGGCTACGAGTGCGGTATCGGCCTGGGGTCGTTCAACGACCTGCAGCTCGAGGACGTCATCGAGACGTACGAGATGCGGGAGAAGCCGCGGTCGTGA